A genome region from Sulfurovum sp. TSL6 includes the following:
- the mqnE gene encoding aminofutalosine synthase MqnE, protein MDLIQKVRNKERLTQKEGEALYDLDLYTLGELADEIRREKYGNKSYFNINRHINPTNVCADVCKFCAYSASRKNPNQYTMTHEQILDIVKKSVQNGAKEMHIVSAHNPNDGVEWYMGAFRKIKEAFPDLHVKAMTAAEVDFLTREYGYSYDEVLDMMIENGVDSMPGGGAEIFDEEVREYLCKGKVTSDQWIEIHQKWHERGRESNATMLFGHVETRAHRIDHMIRLRDLQDKTGGFNAFIPLVYQRDNNFLKVTDFPSGQEILKTYAISRIMLDNIPHMKAYWVTASVNLALIAQEFGCDDLDGTIEKESIQSAAGAQSSHGMDLNDFVALIKNTGFQPIERDSLYHELKAY, encoded by the coding sequence ATGGATTTGATACAAAAAGTACGTAACAAAGAGAGACTCACTCAAAAAGAGGGTGAAGCACTTTATGACTTAGATCTCTATACGCTTGGTGAGCTCGCCGATGAAATTCGTAGAGAGAAATACGGCAACAAAAGCTACTTTAATATAAACCGCCACATAAACCCTACCAATGTGTGTGCAGATGTGTGTAAATTTTGTGCCTATTCTGCAAGTAGAAAAAATCCAAACCAATACACCATGACACACGAACAGATCTTGGATATTGTAAAAAAATCGGTTCAAAACGGTGCAAAAGAGATGCACATTGTCTCCGCACACAATCCTAATGATGGTGTAGAGTGGTATATGGGTGCATTTAGAAAGATCAAAGAAGCGTTTCCTGACCTTCATGTCAAAGCCATGACAGCAGCAGAAGTAGATTTTCTGACAAGAGAGTATGGATACAGTTACGATGAAGTTCTAGATATGATGATCGAAAATGGCGTCGATTCTATGCCTGGTGGCGGGGCTGAGATCTTTGATGAAGAGGTACGTGAATATCTGTGTAAAGGAAAAGTGACTTCAGACCAGTGGATAGAGATACACCAAAAATGGCATGAAAGAGGAAGAGAAAGCAATGCTACTATGCTTTTTGGACATGTGGAAACGCGTGCACACCGTATAGACCATATGATAAGACTCCGTGATCTGCAAGACAAGACAGGTGGGTTTAATGCGTTTATACCGCTGGTCTACCAAAGAGACAACAATTTCCTCAAAGTGACAGATTTCCCTTCTGGACAAGAAATACTCAAAACCTATGCCATTTCTCGTATTATGCTTGATAATATTCCTCATATGAAAGCCTATTGGGTGACGGCATCGGTAAATCTGGCACTGATCGCTCAAGAGTTCGGCTGTGATGATCTGGACGGCACGATAGAAAAGGAGTCCATTCAATCTGCAGCAGGTGCACAGAGCAGTCATGGAATGGATCTGAATGATTTTGTAGCCTTGATCAAAAACACCGGCTTCCAACCCATAGAGCGCGACAGTCTTTATCATGAATTAAAAGCCTATTAG
- a CDS encoding phosphoribosyltransferase, which yields MEKRYYPYEDFLADTNALAQKIDWEFDTIIAIARGGLSLGHLFGEYYNIREVYSINTIGYEDTVKLEQVKVFNVPELSGAKNVLIVDDIVDSGDTMIEVLKVLHQAYPTVNFKTASLFYKKSAKIVPNWYVQEADRWIEFFWSVDLNRKK from the coding sequence ATGGAAAAACGCTATTATCCCTATGAAGATTTTTTAGCGGATACAAACGCTTTGGCTCAAAAGATCGACTGGGAGTTTGACACTATTATCGCGATCGCCAGAGGAGGGCTCTCTTTAGGCCATCTGTTTGGTGAATATTACAATATCCGAGAAGTCTACAGTATCAACACCATTGGGTATGAAGATACCGTCAAATTAGAGCAGGTTAAAGTGTTTAATGTTCCAGAGTTGTCAGGGGCTAAAAACGTACTTATCGTGGATGATATCGTAGACAGTGGTGATACGATGATAGAAGTGCTGAAGGTCCTGCATCAAGCGTATCCTACTGTGAACTTTAAAACAGCTTCGCTTTTTTATAAGAAAAGTGCTAAAATAGTCCCCAATTGGTATGTACAAGAAGCCGATAGATGGATTGAGTTTTTTTGGTCTGTTGATTTAAATAGGAAGAAATAA
- a CDS encoding aminodeoxychorismate/anthranilate synthase component II, producing the protein MVLMIDNYDSFTYNVVQYCRELGADLKVIRNDEMTIDEIKALHPDKIILSPGPSTPDDAGVTLDVIKEFADTTPIFGICLGHQSIAQAFGGDVIRAKNMMHGKTSQIVVDAETPIFKDLPHEFRATRYHSLTVKKETLPDTVIATSHSTDDDEIMSLQIKDKPIYGVQFHPESIMSEYGHEMLDNFLKL; encoded by the coding sequence ATGGTATTAATGATAGACAATTATGACAGCTTTACTTACAATGTAGTACAGTATTGTAGAGAACTTGGTGCAGACTTAAAGGTCATACGTAATGATGAAATGACGATAGACGAGATTAAAGCATTACATCCCGATAAGATCATTCTTTCACCTGGCCCTTCCACCCCTGATGATGCAGGAGTGACACTCGATGTGATCAAAGAATTTGCAGATACTACGCCTATTTTTGGTATCTGTTTAGGGCATCAGAGTATTGCACAGGCGTTTGGCGGAGATGTGATAAGAGCAAAAAATATGATGCACGGAAAAACGTCCCAAATCGTGGTAGATGCAGAGACACCTATTTTTAAAGATCTGCCTCATGAGTTCAGGGCTACACGGTATCACTCTTTAACGGTTAAAAAAGAGACGTTACCTGATACGGTCATCGCAACATCGCACAGTACAGATGATGATGAGATCATGTCATTGCAGATCAAAGATAAACCTATTTACGGTGTGCAGTTTCATCCTGAATCCATTATGAGTGAATATGGGCATGAAATGTTAGATAATTTTTTAAAACTCTAA